Proteins encoded in a region of the Quercus lobata isolate SW786 chromosome 8, ValleyOak3.0 Primary Assembly, whole genome shotgun sequence genome:
- the LOC115957060 gene encoding uncharacterized protein LOC115957060, with the protein MDEGNSSQKVEAESAYEVLISFEFVFVLHFVNETMGITDKLCQALQNQSQEILNAMHLVSSTKKLIQQFRDEKWGDLLATVISFCKERGLDVPNMNARYVARFGRSHHQQEDFRNEHYYKVDIFNAGIDSQLQELNHRFSEHAMEFLKLSSALNP; encoded by the coding sequence ATGGATGAAGGAAATTCTTCACAAAAAGTAGAAGCAGAGTCCGCTTATGAggtattaatttcatttgaatttgtcttcGTCTTGCATTTTGTTAATGAAACTATGGGGATCACGGATAAActttgtcaagctttgcaaAACCAATCGCAAGAAATTTTAAATGCTATGCATTTAGTTTCAtccactaaaaaacttattCAACAATTTAGAGATGAGAAATGGGGTGACTTACTAGCTACTGTGATATCATTTTGTAAAGAACGTGGTTTAGATGTCCCTAATATGAATGCTCGTTATGTTGCAAGATTTGGTCGATCTCATCATCAACAAGAGGACTTTAGAAATGAGCATTATTATAAAGTAGATATTTTTAATGCAGGAATAGATTCTCAATTACAGGAACTAAATCATCGGTTTAGTGAGCATGCCATGGAGTTTCTTAAGCTTAGCTCAGCTCTAAACCCTTGA